The following coding sequences are from one Syngnathus acus chromosome 12, fSynAcu1.2, whole genome shotgun sequence window:
- the slc38a9 gene encoding sodium-coupled neutral amino acid transporter 9 — protein sequence MENDSRPLLSSEQAGESFSHRGSTDSLESRGKRPFYVEPRNIIDDEPQERVSAEAAILNSRVHYYSKLTGSSDRLLSPPNHVIPRAEEIYIYSPLGTAFKMSGKDHMTKNPSIITIFAIWNTMMGTSILSIPWGIKQAGFTLGILILIFVGLLMLYCCYIVLKSPKAIPYVDTSDWEFPDVCRYYFGKFGQWSSLFFSMVSLIGAMVVYWVLMSNFLYNTGQFIYNYAHNVNMSDWEFGTNGTDRVICPYPNTDSGGNHNFSTHYISTSGNDTSDVNSFEHWWSKANTVPFFLIVLLLPLLCFRSASFFARFTFLGTISVIYLIVLVTIKAARLGFHLEFHWFDSTSIYVPELRLLFPQLTGVLTLAFFIHNCIITLMKNNKHQENNVRDLSVAYLLVGLTYIYVGVLIFAAFPSPPLSKDCIEPNFLDNFSSGDVMVFVARSFLLFQMITVYPLLGYLVRVQMMSQIFGNHYPSFFHVLILNILIVGAGVLMAKFYPNIGSIIRFSGATCGLALVFVFPSLIHMISLRRQGSLRWPSAVFHSFLILLGMTNLVAQFFM from the exons ACCATTCTACGTGGAGCCTAGAAACATCATAGATGATGAACCGCAAGAGCGCGTGTCAGCCGAGGCTGCCATCCTCAACAGCAGAGTGCATTACTATAGCAAACTAACTGGTTCTTCTGACAGGCTGTTG AGTCCGCCAAACCATGTCATCCCCAGGGCAGAGGAAATCTACATCTACAGCCCATTGGGGACGGCATTTAAGATGTCGGGAAAGGATCACATGACTAAAAACCCCAGTATCATTACCAT ATTTGCAATATGGAACACAATGATGGGCACATCCATACTCAGTATACCTTGGGGTATAAAGCAG GCTGGTTTCACTCTTGGGATCCTCATCCTTATTTTTGTAGGCTTGCTTATGCTGTACTGTTGTTACATTGTCCTCAAATCACCAAAAGCAATAC CCTATGTGGACACATCCGACTGGGAATTTCCTGATGTTTGTCGGTACTACTTTGGCAAGTTTGGCCAGTGGTCCAGCTTATTCTTCTCAATGGTGTCTCTTATCGGAGCCATGGTGGTTTATTGGGTCCTCATGTCCAATTTTCTCTACAACACTGGGCAGTTTATCTACA ACTATGCTCATAATGTTAACATGTCAGATTGGGAGTTTGGAACCAATGGGACAGATAGAG TAATTTGTCCATACCCAAACACCGACTCTGGAGGGAACCACAATTTCAGCACACATTACATCAGTACCAGTGGAAATGATACATCTGATGTCAATTCCTTTGAACACTGGTGGAGCAAAGCCAATACTGTGCCATTCTTCCTCATTGTTCTACTGCTGCCATTACTTTGCTTCCGATCAGCCTCCTTCTTTGCAAGATTCACCTTCTTGG GCACCATATCAGTGATCTACCTAATTGTTCTGGTCACAATCAAAGCTGCCCGTCTTGGTTTTCACCTTGAGTTCCACTGGTTTGACAGTACTAGCATCTATGTTCCAG AATTGCGGCTGCTCTTCCCTCAACTGACGGGTGTCCTTACGCTGGCTTTCTTCATTCACAACTGTATCATCACATTGATGAAGAACAACAAGCATCAAGAGAACAAT GTACGGGACCTGTCTGTGGCTTATCTCCTTGTTGGGCTGACCTACATCTATGTGGGCGTGTTGATCTTTGCAGCTTTTCCATCACCCCCTCTCAGCAAAGACTGCATTGAACCA AACTTCTTAGACAATTTCTCCAGTGGTGATGTGATGGTGTTTGTTGCTCGGTCCTTCCTGTTGTTCCAAATGATCACAGTCTATCCTTTGCTGGGATACTTGGTGCGAGTCCAGATGATGAGCCAGATATTTGGCAATCATTATCCCAG TTTCTTCCATGTCCTCATCCTGAACATTTTGATTGTTGGAGCTGGTGTCCTGATGGCAAAGTTTTATCCCAATATTGGATCCATCATTCG GTTTTCCGGAGCAACGTGCGGCTTGGCCTTAGTGTTTGTATTCCCCTCCTTGATTCACATGATCTCCTTGAGACGACAGGGCTCCCTCCGCTGGCCGTCAGCTGTCTTTCACAGTTTTCTTATCTTGTTGGGTATGACCAACCTGGTGGCTCAGTTCTTCATGTAA